The DNA region TGCAATGATCCTCCCAGTTGAAAAGTTAAATGAATTACCGATTCACTggctttaattttttctgaagtttgtgttttttctgCTCACTATTAATAAAGAACGTCCCTCGAAGAACAAGCTACAAATGTTGAACCAGAGAAGAAAACTTTAGGAAGTAGTAGTGCTATCGGTGATGGTGCCTCGAGATGGTCAACACGACAAGCCAGCCTGTTTTACAAGCGACACAACAACAGATCTTTTTCCAGCAGAAGGATTCCCAGTTTATTTAGCGAGGTGAAAGTCCTTACAGATGCAGATTTGATCAAGGAAAGTCGAGAGAGTTCTAAAAACATGGTGGACAAGATGGAAAGTTCAACTAAAAGACCATCTGCCTCTGGTTATCAGAAAAGCAAGCAAGGACAGATCACGAAAGCGAAGGaaaattcaagaagaaaaaCTAATCTTTCGAGCCAGATAAATGTTAGGAATTCTAAATGTGAAGCTAACTTGAAACGGAAGTCTTCAAATCAAGACAGCTGTAGCAGATCAAGGAAAAGGAGACCAGACAGTGTGAAGGTTGTAGGGAAGGGTGTCcagaaacaaacccaaacaaaGAAACCCAAGGCTGATTTCAAAGATCCACTAAAAACTGAAGTAAAAATGGAAAGCAAGTGGTCTCTTGGATCAAAGAATTTAGCAGCAAAGGGTGTTTCCTCAACACAGTTTAAATTACTCTTGACTAACTCATGTTCTGTTCCTGTTGTACCAGTTGAAGTTATGTCAAGCAGTGGACAGCGACAACTTGGGGCTGTTCTGTCATTTAATAAACTTGATCCACCTTTATGTACAGTGACAAAAAGAATGACTTCCAGCAATGACAAAGAATTGTTGACTTCTTTGACTGATGATCAGAATGTTCATGACAATGTTGACAAAACAGatcaaaatcaatcaaaacagTCAGATGCAGAGGTGAATCCAACAAGCAGAAGAATTGAAAACAGCAATGAAATTGCAACTAGATCTGAGGGGACTGTTGAAGGAGAAGAAACATGTGTCTCTAACATTTTGCATGATCAGTATGTGAGGTTGTCGCCTTCACAGGAACAAGACATAGAAAGACAGGACAGTAATAAGATTACCCAGACTGAGGAAGTTGTAGAGGCTTTGGATGATTTTGATGGGGAAAGAAACAACAATGAGAGTGTGGCAAGTGAAGAACAACAGAATATTGGGACACAAGAGGCACAGCTTGTAAATGTTCCTCTTAAAAGATCAGCAAGAATAAGTGAACGCAGGGAATATATTTTGCACTCTCAACCAAAGAGTGCAAAACTTGGACACAAAAAATCATCTGTGGAATCTAATGTTTTG from Pocillopora verrucosa isolate sample1 chromosome 1, ASM3666991v2, whole genome shotgun sequence includes:
- the LOC131789294 gene encoding PWWP domain-containing protein 2A-like, yielding MSCLQAGSVLSATVEQALENCLLVSVKHRSKVFRGVLFDEKNAVVWRTSLEEQATNVEPEKKTLGSSSAIGDGASRWSTRQASLFYKRHNNRSFSSRRIPSLFSEVKVLTDADLIKESRESSKNMVDKMESSTKRPSASGYQKSKQGQITKAKENSRRKTNLSSQINVRNSKCEANLKRKSSNQDSCSRSRKRRPDSVKVVGKGVQKQTQTKKPKADFKDPLKTEVKMESKWSLGSKNLAAKGVSSTQFKLLLTNSCSVPVVPVEVMSSSGQRQLGAVLSFNKLDPPLCTVTKRMTSSNDKELLTSLTDDQNVHDNVDKTDQNQSKQSDAEVNPTSRRIENSNEIATRSEGTVEGEETCVSNILHDQYVRLSPSQEQDIERQDSNKITQTEEVVEALDDFDGERNNNESVASEEQQNIGTQEAQLVNVPLKRSARISERREYILHSQPKSAKLGHKKSSVESNVLEEVESVFGQDNAVLKSSGSLISNQPTEGSTPTNQNSHKQKNSASSTKYTQRMTWKLQPQMTPADNINPVSVGDIVWGKVHGHPWWPGRVLAISGIRNEESNNPWDRDAHVSWFGSNTSSIMHIHSLQLFLPNFAKRHKKQKKGYYRVAVRQAQEALMALNGTD